The Candidatus Micropelagos thuwalensis genome has a window encoding:
- the murD gene encoding UDP-N-acetylmuramoyl-L-alanine--D-glutamate ligase — MIKINTFHNHVAVFGLGITGVEAVRALRAGGVKVTAWDDDESKRKVAADLGADIQELIPMPDGVEALVLSPGIPLTHPEPHKVVTVAQEASIPVIGDIDLFEEARASFPAPSQVIAITGTNGKSTTAALTAHLLDESGFNVQLGGNIGQSVLALSPAEENTIYVLELSSYQIDLSPRFSPDIAVLLNLSPDHLDRHGSMQGYIQAKWQMFENLQPGSTAIIGVDGSDEAALAEIAETYDAIVSVRISGKAEKTAKVFYLEGWLYDQDGPIVDLSAIATLQGAHNGQNAAAAFVAALSAGADREDVIKAFASFQGLAHRMQPVGEIAGDNGHVRFVNDSKATNAEASAHALATYEKIYWIAGGLPKDGGIDRLRPYFERIACAYLIGTASEVFSQTLSDTPHVISETLDKAVPQAVSDALEAGGGVVLFSPACASFDQFENFEKRGAAFCELVNDQISLLGAVA, encoded by the coding sequence ATGATAAAAATAAACACCTTCCACAATCACGTTGCCGTATTTGGCCTTGGTATCACCGGGGTTGAAGCCGTGCGCGCTTTAAGGGCGGGGGGTGTCAAAGTCACTGCATGGGATGATGACGAAAGCAAACGTAAAGTAGCCGCTGATTTGGGTGCTGATATTCAAGAACTCATTCCAATGCCGGATGGTGTGGAGGCGCTGGTTTTGAGTCCGGGCATTCCGCTCACACATCCCGAGCCTCATAAGGTTGTGACTGTCGCGCAGGAAGCTTCAATTCCTGTCATCGGAGATATTGATCTTTTCGAGGAAGCACGCGCGTCCTTTCCCGCGCCGTCGCAGGTGATTGCAATTACCGGTACTAATGGAAAATCAACCACTGCAGCTTTAACGGCTCATTTGTTGGATGAGAGTGGGTTTAATGTTCAGCTTGGCGGTAATATTGGTCAGTCAGTTCTTGCTCTGAGTCCGGCGGAAGAAAACACCATTTATGTGTTGGAACTGTCTTCTTATCAGATTGATTTGTCGCCTCGATTTAGCCCGGATATTGCTGTGTTGCTGAATTTAAGTCCTGACCACCTTGATCGTCACGGGTCAATGCAAGGATATATTCAAGCCAAATGGCAAATGTTTGAAAACCTCCAGCCTGGCAGCACTGCGATTATTGGTGTGGATGGCTCGGATGAAGCCGCTCTTGCTGAAATTGCAGAAACATATGACGCCATTGTGAGTGTTAGAATTTCTGGTAAGGCAGAAAAAACAGCGAAGGTGTTTTACCTAGAAGGGTGGCTTTATGATCAGGATGGGCCCATTGTTGATCTGTCGGCTATTGCAACGCTTCAAGGCGCGCATAATGGTCAGAATGCTGCCGCGGCTTTTGTTGCCGCGCTCTCTGCAGGAGCCGATAGAGAAGATGTTATAAAAGCCTTTGCAAGCTTTCAGGGGCTCGCGCATCGCATGCAACCTGTTGGGGAAATTGCTGGCGACAACGGCCACGTTCGTTTTGTTAATGACAGTAAGGCCACGAATGCAGAGGCCTCTGCACATGCATTGGCAACTTACGAGAAAATTTACTGGATTGCCGGTGGTCTTCCTAAAGATGGCGGTATTGATCGGTTGCGTCCCTATTTTGAACGTATCGCCTGCGCTTATTTAATAGGCACGGCTTCAGAAGTTTTTTCTCAAACACTTTCAGATACACCACATGTAATATCTGAAACTTTGGACAAAGCTGTGCCCCAGGCAGTGTCCGATGCGCTTGAGGCAGGAGGCGGGGTCGTCTTATTTTCACCGGCCTGTGCGTCCTTTGATCAGTTTGAGAATTTTGAAAAACGCGGCGCAGCTTTTTGTGAATTGGTGAATGACCAAATCTCACTTTTGGGGGCCGTCGCATGA
- a CDS encoding division/cell wall cluster transcriptional repressor MraZ produces MSTVTGKIDAKGRVSVPSVFRAAAVAQGFNGVYLYPSFTERAIEGGGQLLMDNVNQMVGQLDPYSEERDALATALFADSHQLNFDGDGRVTLPTALLDHAGIDKSLTFVGLGAKFQIWEPEVFADHRSKARELAKQHRGMLRSLAAGPLPDKAGGG; encoded by the coding sequence ATGTCAACAGTGACGGGTAAAATTGATGCAAAGGGGCGGGTTTCCGTACCTTCCGTCTTCCGTGCGGCTGCCGTGGCTCAGGGTTTTAACGGTGTTTACCTCTATCCTTCTTTTACCGAGCGCGCGATAGAGGGGGGTGGTCAGCTTTTGATGGATAATGTCAATCAGATGGTCGGGCAACTTGACCCCTATTCCGAGGAGAGAGATGCTCTGGCGACAGCCCTTTTTGCCGACAGTCACCAGTTAAATTTCGATGGTGACGGGCGCGTAACTTTACCAACGGCTCTTCTTGACCATGCAGGTATTGATAAAAGCCTCACATTTGTAGGCTTAGGCGCCAAGTTTCAAATTTGGGAGCCAGAAGTTTTTGCTGATCACAGGTCTAAAGCGCGTGAGCTTGCCAAACAACATCGAGGGATGTTGAGGTCCCTTGCTGCTGGACCTCTGCCTGATAAAGCCGGAGGCGGATGA
- the mraY gene encoding phospho-N-acetylmuramoyl-pentapeptide-transferase, which produces MLYHLMQYFGDAVPGSNVFNYITFRAGGAVMTAMIISFLIGPWMIDRLKMRQGKGQPIREDGPQSHLITKVGTPTMGGLLILVAVSLSTLLWGNLSNPYVWIVLLGTLSFGLIGFADDYSKIKGGHSAGVSGRVKLLIESIVALAIVLCLSSSMPASLSTSFAVPFFKDFLIDFGIWFFAFGGVFVIVGSSNAVNLTDGLDGLAIVPSMIAAASFGLIAYLVGNAIFADYLQIHYVPGTGELAIFIAALIGAGLGFLWFNAPPAMVFMGDTGSLAIGGALGSIAVATKHEIVLAIIGGLFVLEALSVIVQVASFKMTGKRVFAMAPLHHHFEQRGWAEPTIVIRFWIIAVILALIGLSTLKLR; this is translated from the coding sequence ATGTTGTATCATCTTATGCAGTATTTTGGAGATGCTGTTCCGGGTAGTAATGTGTTCAACTATATCACCTTCCGAGCCGGTGGTGCTGTCATGACCGCAATGATTATCAGTTTTTTAATCGGCCCATGGATGATTGATCGGTTAAAGATGCGTCAGGGCAAAGGGCAACCTATCCGCGAGGATGGCCCGCAATCGCATCTTATTACTAAAGTCGGTACGCCTACGATGGGCGGTTTGCTTATTCTCGTTGCTGTTAGCTTGTCGACCTTGTTATGGGGCAATCTTTCCAACCCCTATGTTTGGATTGTGTTACTCGGGACACTCAGTTTTGGTCTCATTGGTTTTGCCGATGATTACAGCAAAATTAAAGGTGGACACAGCGCAGGTGTCTCTGGTCGGGTGAAGCTTTTGATAGAAAGCATTGTCGCTTTGGCGATTGTGTTGTGTCTCTCCAGCAGCATGCCGGCGTCTTTGTCGACAAGTTTTGCTGTGCCGTTTTTCAAAGATTTTTTGATTGATTTTGGCATCTGGTTTTTTGCTTTTGGTGGGGTTTTTGTGATTGTCGGTTCGTCTAATGCAGTCAATTTGACGGATGGGTTGGACGGCTTGGCGATTGTCCCAAGCATGATAGCTGCGGCGAGCTTCGGTTTAATTGCCTATCTGGTCGGCAATGCGATTTTCGCAGATTATCTGCAAATTCATTATGTCCCAGGCACTGGAGAGTTAGCTATTTTCATAGCCGCACTGATAGGTGCCGGTCTCGGATTTTTATGGTTCAACGCGCCGCCCGCCATGGTGTTTATGGGTGATACGGGGTCGCTTGCCATTGGTGGGGCGCTCGGCTCCATAGCCGTTGCCACAAAGCATGAAATCGTCCTCGCAATTATAGGCGGGCTGTTTGTTCTTGAGGCTTTATCCGTCATTGTGCAGGTCGCCTCATTTAAAATGACTGGCAAGCGTGTTTTTGCAATGGCACCACTCCATCATCATTTTGAACAACGTGGCTGGGCTGAACCAACCATTGTTATCAGGTTTTGGATTATCGCCGTGATACTTGCCTTGATCGGGCTTTCAACATTGAAACTGAGGTAA
- a CDS encoding FtsW/RodA/SpoVE family cell cycle protein, with product MIGFGRTDRHFLANWWWTIDRWLLLGIVSLMIVGFVMTFAASPVIAHRLEIDTYHFAYRQIIFLAMAFVGMIIVSLLEPVQIRRLAMGLGVLALGGVLLTLTIGSEIKGSTRWLRIMGFSLQPSEFLKPCFVVAVAWCFAMQNTRLDVSGRLIGFVLLIVTCFLLSLQPDIGQMILLTIVWTAMFFLAGGSYLFLSAMSMTGLGLLLFLYQSFPHFKFRVDRFLDPSLGGTYQTDKALEAFRNGGLFGTGPGDGKIKHVLPDGHTDYVFAVAAEEFGLVVGLLIICIFAAIILRCLMSLRDSRDHWVQLAGTGLVILFGMQTIINMAVNLNLMPPKGMTLPFISYGGSSLLALALTMGMVLALTRHSSGKKRILGDGFADEIPLHKTFNLKGGAV from the coding sequence ATGATTGGCTTTGGGCGCACAGATAGACATTTTCTAGCCAATTGGTGGTGGACGATTGACCGTTGGTTATTGCTCGGCATTGTCTCCTTAATGATAGTTGGCTTTGTGATGACATTTGCTGCCAGTCCCGTCATCGCGCATAGGCTTGAGATTGACACTTATCATTTTGCCTATCGTCAGATTATTTTTCTCGCCATGGCTTTTGTAGGGATGATAATTGTTTCCCTGTTAGAGCCCGTGCAAATTCGTCGGCTTGCTATGGGGCTTGGTGTGCTTGCGCTTGGTGGCGTATTGCTGACGCTGACAATAGGTTCGGAAATTAAAGGTTCAACGCGATGGTTGCGTATTATGGGCTTTTCGCTTCAACCTTCCGAATTTTTAAAACCATGCTTTGTTGTAGCTGTTGCTTGGTGTTTTGCCATGCAGAATACAAGGCTTGATGTTTCCGGGCGTTTAATTGGATTTGTTTTGCTGATTGTGACGTGCTTCTTACTTTCCCTCCAGCCGGATATCGGTCAGATGATTTTGCTTACCATTGTCTGGACAGCAATGTTTTTTCTTGCTGGTGGTTCTTATTTGTTTTTATCCGCCATGTCTATGACAGGTCTGGGTCTGTTGTTATTTCTGTATCAATCATTCCCACACTTTAAATTCCGGGTAGACAGATTTCTCGACCCATCCCTGGGAGGCACATATCAAACAGATAAGGCGCTTGAAGCATTTAGAAATGGCGGTCTTTTCGGTACTGGGCCAGGTGATGGTAAAATCAAACATGTCTTACCGGACGGTCATACGGATTATGTTTTCGCCGTTGCCGCCGAGGAATTTGGTTTGGTGGTCGGCTTATTAATAATCTGTATTTTTGCAGCGATAATTTTGCGGTGCCTCATGAGTCTGCGTGATAGCCGTGACCATTGGGTGCAGCTTGCAGGCACAGGGCTGGTTATTTTGTTTGGCATGCAAACAATTATTAACATGGCCGTTAATCTTAATCTCATGCCGCCAAAAGGTATGACATTGCCATTCATTTCATATGGCGGATCTTCTCTGCTTGCACTGGCTTTGACCATGGGCATGGTTCTGGCGCTCACGCGTCATTCATCTGGCAAGAAGCGTATTCTTGGCGACGGTTTTGCAGATGAAATACCTCTACATAAAACATTCAATCTGAAGGGCGGTGCCGTATGA
- a CDS encoding UDP-N-acetylmuramoyl-tripeptide--D-alanyl-D-alanine ligase, with product MTETGRDMSQEARPLWTSKEVSEALGVPSQAEWQAQGVSIDTRTLSHGDIFVAIRGDRLDGHDYVSNAFENGAAVAIVAADAKLNDINGVDETHLLRVTDTQDALERLGQAARNRMSGKVIAVTGSVGKTTVKECLGLVFSQIGKTHISQASYNNLWGVPLSLARMPADTEFGVFEIGMNHAGEISPLTRQVRPDIAVITKIANAHIEHFDSLEGIARAKAEIFEGLGGLKTALVPADSEWAALLTQSAKDVGARRVVSFGESDTCDARVISFKLHDHCSCVSAEILGQSVTFRIGAPGHHQIVNAMSILATVQVLEEDLTSAVLSLGEMKAMDGRGRRHNISLSDGELIVIDESYNANPESMVAALKTLGQFPRLGQGRRIAVLGDMKELGGQGDALHKSLVEHIVNTDVDIVFTVGAQMKLLQDALPGGRRGAHATSVDGLKSFLTREVHAGDAVMVKGSNSMRLSELVKCLVDLDVEEGFGAPIVQNEGGMS from the coding sequence ATGACTGAAACCGGACGTGATATGTCTCAAGAAGCTCGTCCTCTCTGGACATCTAAGGAAGTTTCAGAAGCCCTTGGTGTGCCATCACAAGCTGAATGGCAAGCTCAAGGTGTATCTATTGATACTCGGACATTATCTCATGGCGACATATTTGTTGCCATTCGCGGTGACCGTCTGGATGGGCATGATTATGTTTCCAACGCATTTGAAAACGGCGCTGCTGTTGCGATTGTTGCCGCCGATGCCAAGCTTAATGACATTAACGGTGTAGATGAGACGCACCTTTTGCGCGTTACGGATACTCAAGACGCGTTGGAGAGGCTCGGTCAGGCTGCGCGCAACCGCATGTCCGGAAAGGTGATAGCGGTAACGGGCAGTGTTGGCAAAACGACTGTTAAAGAATGTTTGGGGCTGGTCTTTAGCCAGATTGGCAAAACACATATTTCTCAGGCTTCATACAATAATCTCTGGGGCGTGCCGTTAAGCCTTGCACGCATGCCGGCAGATACTGAATTCGGGGTGTTTGAAATTGGTATGAACCATGCGGGCGAGATTTCACCTCTGACCCGTCAAGTTCGTCCTGACATTGCTGTGATTACCAAAATCGCAAATGCTCATATTGAACATTTCGATTCACTCGAAGGTATTGCCCGAGCAAAGGCTGAAATTTTTGAGGGGCTGGGCGGGCTAAAAACTGCTCTTGTGCCAGCGGATAGTGAATGGGCAGCTTTGTTAACACAATCTGCAAAAGATGTGGGTGCACGCAGAGTTGTATCCTTTGGCGAAAGCGATACATGCGATGCGCGGGTGATTTCCTTCAAACTTCATGACCATTGCAGTTGTGTGAGTGCTGAAATTCTTGGCCAATCTGTGACCTTCCGTATAGGTGCGCCGGGTCATCATCAAATTGTGAATGCCATGTCTATTCTTGCCACTGTACAAGTCCTCGAAGAGGATTTGACCAGTGCGGTTTTATCACTCGGAGAAATGAAGGCAATGGATGGGCGTGGCCGTCGGCATAACATCTCCCTATCAGATGGTGAACTGATTGTGATTGATGAAAGTTATAATGCCAACCCCGAGTCTATGGTTGCGGCTTTAAAAACACTCGGACAATTTCCACGCCTTGGTCAAGGCAGACGCATAGCTGTTCTGGGCGATATGAAAGAGCTGGGGGGGCAAGGCGATGCGCTCCATAAAAGCCTCGTAGAGCATATTGTAAACACTGATGTGGATATTGTTTTTACAGTTGGCGCTCAGATGAAGCTTCTGCAGGACGCGCTTCCCGGTGGTCGCCGCGGCGCGCACGCAACAAGTGTTGATGGTTTAAAAAGTTTCCTAACGAGGGAAGTGCATGCCGGAGACGCTGTCATGGTAAAAGGTTCGAATAGTATGCGTCTATCCGAGCTCGTTAAATGCCTAGTTGATTTGGACGTTGAGGAAGGCTTCGGCGCGCCGATAGTTCAAAATGAAGGAGGGATGAGCTGA
- a CDS encoding peptidoglycan D,D-transpeptidase FtsI family protein → MRGEVMPSLIRPGGDLVETTNAQLGIRLGDLEGHAVDITRRRIWLAVWVFALIFMLLGVRLANLTVGGDGPMLAKKGVPPQMAQERPYIVDRNGVLLATQISAYNLGADARKISNIDETVSALSEMLPGFNREKAKRFLTSNRSYVELMKGLTPQQYKAVLTLGDPALKMQKANRRFYPHGPLASHMLGFVGSDMQGLAGLEFFLDRNVEPSGYDGFLPVTLDIRVQHSVRTELAKSIEKFSATGGSAIVMDVMNGNILSMVSLPDFNPNLTPWNAGHQRLFNMATLGSYELGSVFKVFTASMVLETGAASPEDTFQTSLPISIGRHEITDPHGEKRPLTVGEIVVHSSNIGSAQLALSVAPEVHWGFLERLGLIDKPELEIPELTKPQLPRQWGEVERATSSYGYGISISPLQALVAGAAMVNGGVMYRPRLINDDLPLGVRVISEETSKHMRQIMRAVVTHGTAKNAKKSKFKILGKTGTARMAGQGGYDNNRLMTSFLGAFPAHAPRYAFIVILQEPQQVDGVYGTGAGWNVVPLSTDIVERIAPLLGVMPQPENMPGDKGFIVHKAKEVL, encoded by the coding sequence ATGCGAGGTGAGGTCATGCCATCTCTGATACGTCCGGGCGGCGATTTGGTTGAGACAACAAATGCTCAGCTTGGTATTCGTCTCGGCGATTTAGAAGGACACGCGGTTGATATTACGCGTCGGCGCATTTGGTTGGCGGTATGGGTTTTTGCACTCATCTTTATGTTGCTTGGTGTGCGCCTGGCCAATTTAACCGTCGGGGGTGATGGGCCAATGTTGGCCAAAAAAGGTGTTCCGCCGCAGATGGCTCAAGAGCGTCCATACATTGTTGATCGCAATGGTGTCCTGCTGGCGACGCAAATCAGCGCTTATAATCTCGGTGCTGATGCACGTAAAATCTCCAATATTGATGAAACGGTTTCCGCATTATCTGAGATGCTTCCCGGTTTCAATCGCGAAAAAGCAAAACGGTTTTTGACGTCTAATCGTAGCTATGTCGAGCTGATGAAGGGTCTCACGCCGCAACAATATAAGGCGGTTCTAACGCTGGGTGATCCGGCATTAAAAATGCAAAAGGCGAATAGACGTTTTTACCCGCATGGGCCTTTGGCTTCCCATATGCTCGGTTTTGTCGGCAGCGATATGCAAGGACTTGCGGGACTGGAATTTTTTCTGGACCGTAATGTTGAGCCTTCGGGGTATGACGGGTTTTTGCCTGTCACGCTGGATATTCGGGTACAGCACAGTGTCCGAACTGAACTGGCGAAAAGCATTGAGAAATTTTCTGCTACCGGTGGAAGTGCCATTGTTATGGATGTTATGAATGGCAATATTTTGTCCATGGTGTCATTGCCGGATTTCAATCCTAATCTGACTCCTTGGAATGCCGGTCATCAGCGTTTATTTAATATGGCGACTTTGGGTAGTTACGAACTTGGTTCGGTTTTCAAAGTGTTCACGGCATCTATGGTGCTGGAGACCGGTGCGGCTTCGCCTGAAGACACATTCCAGACATCTCTACCAATTTCGATTGGAAGACATGAAATCACAGACCCGCATGGCGAGAAGCGCCCATTGACGGTTGGCGAGATTGTTGTTCATTCATCAAATATAGGGTCGGCGCAATTAGCGCTCTCTGTTGCGCCTGAAGTACATTGGGGGTTTCTTGAGCGCCTCGGCTTGATTGACAAACCAGAATTGGAAATTCCTGAATTGACAAAACCGCAATTACCTCGCCAATGGGGTGAGGTGGAGCGTGCGACAAGTTCTTACGGCTATGGCATAAGCATTTCTCCGCTTCAGGCATTGGTGGCAGGTGCTGCGATGGTGAATGGCGGGGTGATGTATCGTCCACGCTTAATCAATGATGATTTGCCTCTTGGTGTGCGTGTTATATCTGAAGAAACAAGCAAACATATGCGCCAGATTATGCGGGCTGTTGTCACGCATGGTACGGCCAAAAATGCCAAAAAATCAAAGTTTAAGATTTTGGGTAAGACTGGTACGGCGCGCATGGCAGGGCAGGGTGGTTATGATAACAATCGTCTGATGACGAGCTTCCTTGGTGCATTTCCGGCGCATGCTCCGCGCTATGCTTTCATTGTAATTCTTCAAGAGCCGCAACAGGTTGATGGTGTTTATGGCACTGGTGCTGGCTGGAATGTTGTCCCGCTATCAACAGATATTGTTGAACGTATAGCCCCGTTGCTCGGTGTGATGCCACAGCCAGAAAATATGCCTGGAGATAAGGGTTTCATCGTTCACAAAGCAAAGGAGGTGTTGTGA
- a CDS encoding UDP-N-acetylmuramoyl-L-alanyl-D-glutamate--2,6-diaminopimelate ligase, which translates to MRLNELLGQDFKDDVLDKSLDKNVEILGMTADSRNVLPGYMFAALPGSVVDGAKFIGDAVKNGARLILAAPEVDFPDGVETVLRDANPRRQLALLAQRFFKFAPPQIFAVTGTNGKTSVTTFIDQILTHAGQSSASMGTLGVKAGDYQFPLEHTTPEPVMLHAILRDLYALGVESLAMEVSSHALAQFRVDGVKVNVAGFTNLSRDHLDYHENEHTYLDAKARLFSEVLVQDGVAVINRMGAKSNFVEQATSKAGRRIFTVDTVNADLTLTDVTPRTDGLDFTLTYQGETLAVTTPIAGVFQAENIALAVAMCLAGGLPFKHLRVGLEALAAPVGRMEQVVSSPKGVACYVDYAHTPDALMTALMALRPHCKGRLICVFGCGGDRDAGKRAEMGRVAAHHSDDIIITDDNPRNEDAALIRQEIMQACPAATEVADRREAIKAALRDADAGDIILVAGKGHETGQIVGDKIFPFSDHETLRDLVKELTVGKGEDD; encoded by the coding sequence ATGCGCCTTAATGAATTGCTTGGTCAAGATTTTAAGGATGATGTTCTGGATAAAAGCTTGGACAAGAATGTTGAAATCCTTGGTATGACAGCAGACAGCCGGAATGTTCTTCCCGGTTATATGTTTGCTGCGCTTCCTGGTTCGGTTGTGGATGGTGCAAAATTTATTGGGGATGCTGTCAAGAATGGTGCGAGATTAATTCTGGCAGCTCCCGAGGTTGACTTCCCTGATGGTGTTGAGACTGTTCTAAGAGATGCCAATCCGCGTCGTCAGCTTGCTTTATTGGCGCAACGATTTTTCAAATTTGCGCCACCGCAGATTTTTGCTGTAACTGGCACGAATGGTAAAACCTCAGTGACGACTTTTATTGATCAAATTTTGACTCATGCTGGTCAGTCATCTGCTTCAATGGGGACGCTCGGTGTTAAGGCTGGTGATTATCAATTCCCGCTTGAGCATACAACGCCTGAACCTGTTATGTTGCATGCTATTTTACGCGACTTATATGCACTCGGTGTTGAAAGCCTGGCAATGGAAGTTTCCAGCCATGCGTTGGCCCAATTCAGGGTTGATGGTGTGAAGGTAAATGTTGCGGGTTTCACAAATTTGTCGCGCGATCATTTAGATTATCATGAAAATGAGCATACCTATCTTGATGCAAAGGCACGTCTTTTTTCTGAGGTTCTCGTGCAAGACGGTGTCGCGGTTATTAATCGCATGGGCGCGAAATCCAATTTTGTTGAACAGGCTACGTCTAAAGCTGGGCGCCGTATATTTACGGTGGATACAGTAAATGCTGATCTCACTTTGACTGATGTGACGCCTCGTACTGACGGACTCGATTTTACTCTAACCTATCAGGGTGAAACTCTTGCGGTGACAACACCTATTGCCGGTGTATTTCAAGCGGAGAATATTGCTCTTGCGGTAGCGATGTGCCTCGCGGGTGGACTACCATTTAAGCATTTACGTGTAGGCCTTGAAGCGCTTGCTGCGCCTGTAGGTCGTATGGAGCAAGTGGTGTCATCCCCAAAAGGTGTTGCGTGTTATGTCGATTACGCGCACACACCCGATGCTTTAATGACTGCTTTGATGGCTCTACGTCCGCATTGCAAAGGCAGATTGATTTGTGTTTTTGGCTGTGGTGGAGACCGTGACGCAGGCAAACGGGCTGAAATGGGGCGGGTTGCTGCGCACCATTCGGACGACATAATCATCACAGATGATAATCCACGTAATGAAGATGCGGCACTTATCAGGCAAGAAATTATGCAAGCTTGTCCGGCGGCAACTGAGGTTGCTGATCGCCGAGAGGCGATTAAAGCTGCTCTTAGGGATGCCGATGCGGGAGATATCATTTTGGTGGCGGGCAAAGGCCACGAGACGGGTCAGATTGTTGGTGACAAAATTTTTCCATTCAGTGATCACGAGACGCTGCGTGATTTGGTTAAAGAGTTGACTGTTGGGAAGGGTGAAGATGACTGA
- the rsmH gene encoding 16S rRNA (cytosine(1402)-N(4))-methyltransferase RsmH, whose amino-acid sequence MARVCSDKTTDDRSYPETRPHIPVLLNEVIEALSPQDGEIFIDGTFGAGGYTRALLEAADCAVIAIDRDPDAIEAGRNLQAQFGDRLKLSHGCYGDMQELAQAHGFQKVDGVTLDLGVSSMQLDQSERGFSFNNDGPLDMRMGQVGPSAADIVNTIDEKLLARIIALYGEERKARAIARAIGRVRRDMEISRTLELADIVSQTIGQPAGLQKIHPATRTFQALRIYVNDELGELVRGLAAAENILGDGGRLAVVTFHSLEDRIAKKFLAHRTGRAGRPSRHMPEMHLPAPSFTELTRKGTKATEDEISHNPRSRSARLRAARRTGAPAFALDDVLFKAPADDSSGVRA is encoded by the coding sequence ATGGCCCGGGTATGTTCTGACAAAACCACTGATGACAGAAGTTACCCGGAAACGCGTCCTCACATTCCCGTTCTTCTCAACGAGGTTATCGAAGCCCTGTCTCCGCAAGATGGAGAAATTTTTATTGATGGTACATTTGGTGCTGGTGGATATACACGCGCTTTGCTTGAGGCTGCTGATTGCGCTGTCATTGCCATTGACCGCGACCCGGATGCAATAGAGGCGGGTAGAAATCTACAGGCACAATTTGGTGATCGCCTGAAATTAAGTCATGGTTGTTATGGCGATATGCAGGAACTCGCCCAAGCGCACGGGTTTCAGAAAGTGGATGGCGTAACGCTGGATTTGGGTGTCTCTTCAATGCAGCTTGACCAATCAGAGCGTGGGTTTTCATTTAATAATGATGGCCCATTGGACATGCGCATGGGGCAAGTGGGGCCTAGCGCTGCCGATATTGTTAATACAATAGATGAAAAATTACTCGCCCGTATCATTGCCCTTTATGGCGAGGAGCGAAAAGCAAGAGCGATTGCGCGCGCTATCGGGCGTGTGCGTCGTGATATGGAAATTTCCCGTACATTGGAACTGGCAGATATTGTGTCACAGACAATAGGTCAGCCAGCTGGCTTACAAAAAATTCATCCTGCCACACGAACATTTCAAGCCTTGAGAATTTACGTGAATGACGAGCTTGGTGAGTTGGTGCGTGGTTTGGCGGCGGCTGAAAATATACTCGGCGATGGGGGGCGGCTGGCTGTGGTCACTTTCCATTCGCTGGAAGATAGAATTGCAAAAAAATTCCTCGCACATCGGACCGGACGAGCCGGGCGTCCTTCCAGGCATATGCCTGAGATGCACCTCCCTGCGCCTAGTTTTACCGAACTAACGCGAAAAGGAACCAAGGCGACTGAAGATGAAATTTCGCATAATCCGCGTTCTCGGTCTGCTCGCTTGCGTGCTGCAAGGCGAACGGGTGCTCCGGCTTTTGCATTGGATGATGTGCTGTTCAAAGCTCCGGCGGATGACTCTAGTGGGGTGCGCGCATGA
- the ftsL gene encoding cell division protein FtsL: protein MIRLVNIFMFIAVILLFAAVYHIRYGADAEYKAIRNAERAIEKEKITRRILEAEWVSLNNPARLERLSEIHLRLEPLAATQIRTPESFITSEEDKIVKANIKSDNQGNWQKGWMMSGERGGLDAR from the coding sequence ATGATACGTCTTGTAAATATCTTTATGTTCATAGCTGTTATCCTGCTTTTTGCGGCGGTCTATCACATCCGTTATGGCGCAGATGCTGAATATAAAGCTATCAGAAATGCCGAGCGCGCGATTGAGAAAGAGAAAATCACACGCCGCATTTTGGAGGCCGAATGGGTGAGCCTGAATAATCCTGCCCGGCTTGAAAGATTATCGGAAATACATTTGCGTCTTGAGCCTCTCGCGGCCACTCAGATACGGACACCAGAAAGCTTTATTACTTCTGAAGAAGATAAAATCGTGAAGGCAAATATTAAGTCTGATAATCAAGGCAATTGGCAAAAGGGCTGGATGATGTCGGGTGAAAGAGGGGGGCTTGATGCGAGGTGA